A genomic window from Silene latifolia isolate original U9 population chromosome Y, ASM4854445v1, whole genome shotgun sequence includes:
- the LOC141631093 gene encoding uncharacterized protein LOC141631093: MIQEDNHLPEEEVEAEASFVGAGRGQPPHGYESESKESIRTQEEVLEHTDKHLKVEIPEFSGSLNPDDLLEWIRDIEKIFEYKGYTDVKAFKFAVLKLKGYASLWYDNLKHQRIKEKKEPLSSWSKLKKKMLSKFVTKDYTQDLFIKLSKLRQDERPVETYLREFEQLTLQCDINEKPEQMIARFLEGLDKNISTKVRMPLWIGSTPKPAAPPTLDKEKASMNQKTNPPMTEENIKCFQCQGYGHFRKDCPSKRALTTMEVEEWEREGLVEYEGDENPVLEEMEAGEESGQDHVVAHPDTGHNLVLWRVMHSQHLPLKADQRSLIFRSRCTVQGRVYNLIIYGGSCTNVASITMVNKLNLVTQDHPNPYKLRWLNKGAEVKVDKQCLVPFSIGKVYKDEVLCDVVPIDACHLLLERPWEFDRNTTHQGKENVHSFKHEGVVLPNRHAYRSDPAATKELQHQIEELMSKGFVRESLSPCAVPILLVPKKDGTWIMCTDSRAIKNITVKYRFPIPRLDDMLDELSGAKIFSKIDLGQGYNQVRIREGDEWKTSFKTKHGLYEWLRMPFGLSNAPSTFMRLMTQVLRPCLGQFAVMYFDDILVYNSSREDHVRHLEVEKILAIQPVPKTITEVRGFHGLASFYRRFIKNISSVVAPITECMKKGEFQWTDNDQ, translated from the exons ATGATCCAAGAAGACAACCACCTGCCAGAGGAAGAGGTAGAGGCAGAGGCTTCTTTTGTGGGAGCAGGGAGAGGGCAACCACCACATGGATATGAATCAGAATCTAAGGAAAGCATCAGAACACAAGAGGAGGTTCTTGAGCACACAGACAAGCATCtaaaggtagaaatccctgaATTTTCTGGTAGCCTAAATCCTGATGATTTACTAGAATGGATTAGGGATATTGAGAAAATTTTTGAGTATAAAGGTTACACTGATGTCAAGGCCTTTAAATTTGCTGTCTTGAAACTTAAGGGATATGCTTCTCTTTGGTATGATAACCTGAAACACCAAAGGATTAAAGAAAAGAAAGAACCACTTAGTTCTTGGTCTAAGCTTAAGAAAAAGATGTTGAGTAAATTTGTCACCAAGGATTATACTCAAGATCTCTTTATTAAACTGTCCAAACTTAGGCAAGATGAGAGACCAGTTGAGACCTATCTGAGGGAGTTTGAGCAGTTAACCTTACAATGTGACATTAATGAAAAACCTGAGCAAATGATTGCTAGGTTTCTGGAGGGTCTTGATAAGAATATTTCTACAAAGGTTAGGATGCCCCTATG GATTGGTAGTACACCCAAACCAGCTGCACCACCTACACTGGATAAAGAAAAAGCCTCCATGAACCAGAAAACTAACCCACCTATGACTGAGGAAAATATCAAATGCTTTCAGTGTCAAGGATATGGCCATTtcaggaaggactgtccttctaagagagCACTGACGACAATGGAGGTAGAAGAGTGGGAAAGGGAAGGATTGGTTGAGTATGAGGGAGATGAGAACCCAGTGCTGGAGGAAATGGAAGCTGGGGAGGAATCAGGCCAAGATCATGTTGTAGCTCACCCTGACACAGGGCACAACTTGGTCTTATGGAGAGTGATGCATTCACAACATTTACCCTTAAAAGCTGATCAGAGATCCCTGATCTTCAGGAGTAGATGCACAGTTCAGGGAAGGGTTTATAACTTGATCATATATGGAGGGAGCTGTACCAATGTGGCTTCAATCACCATGGTCAACAAGCTGAATTTGGTGACTCAGGATCACCCAAATCCTTACAAACTCAGATGGTTAAACAAGGGAGCAGAGGTTAAGGTTGACAAACAATGTCTAGTTCCATTCTCTATTGGGAAAGTGTACAAGGATGAGGTACTATGTGATGTTGTACCCATAGATGCTTGCCACCTGCTGTTAGAGAGGCCATGGGAGTTTGACAGGAATACAACTCATCAGGGAAAGGAGAATGTTCACAGCTTCAAGCATGAAG GTGTTGTACTGCCGAACAGGCATGCTTACAGGAGTGATCCAGCAGCCACCAAGGAGTTACAACACCAAATTGAGGAGCTCATGAGCAAGGGCTTTGTCAGGGAATCTCTAAGTCCTTGTGCAGTCCCTATATTGCTTGTTCCtaagaaagatggaacatggaTAATGTGTACTGACAGTAGAGCCATTAAAAATATTACTGTCAAGTATAGATTCCCAATtccaagacttgatgatatgcttgatGAGCTGAGTGGTGCCAAAATTTTCTCTAAAATTGATCTCGGGCAAGGGTACAATCAGGTGAGAATTAGAGAGGGAGATGAATGGAAGACTTCCttcaaaacaaagcatgggttATATGAGTGGCTTCGGATGCCATTTGGCCTCTCAAATGCACCCAGCACTTTCATGAGGTTGATGACTCAAGTGTTGAGGCCATGCTTAGGACAGTTTGCTGTGAtgtactttgatgacatactggTGTACAACAGCAGTAGGGAAGATCATGTCAGGCATCTTGAAGTG GAGAAAATCTTAGCAATTCAGCCAGTCCCTAAAACAATCACTGAAGTTAGGGGATTTCATGGATTAGCTTCCTTTTACAGAAGGTTCATTAAAAACATCAGTTCAGTTGTAGCACCAATCACTGAGTGCATGAAGAAGGGAGAGTTTCAATGGACTGACAATGATCAGTAG